Part of the Pseudomonas sp. ADAK13 genome is shown below.
CGACCGGTGCCGGCCTACCTGCTGGCGTGCATCACACGTATCCCACTCCGCGCCGTGGCTACGTTCTATCTTTCTTTCTCAATGATCTAAGGACGCAACATGCAAACTATCCTCGGAGCTACCGGCCAGATCGCCGTTGAACTGGCGCGAGAACTACACCGGATCTTTACGGATGACATACGTCTTGTGAGCCGGAACCCGCTCAAGGTGAACGAATCCGACACTCTGGTACCGGCGGATTTGCTGGATGCCGGTCAGGCAGCTAATGCAGTCAAGGGCAGCAGCATCGTTTACTTCACCGTAGGTTTACCGCCGGATACAGAGATGTGGGAAACGCAGTTCTTATTAATGCTGCAAAACTCCCTAAATGCGACTCGCGCAGCTAACGCCAGATTTGTCTATTTCGACAACACCTACATGTATCCGCAAAATAATCGCGTGCTGACCGAGGGCGCACCCTTCGAGCCAGTCGGTCGCAAATGCAAGGTACGTGCCGCAATGGCATACTTGGTGCTACAGGAGATGGAGCGAGGTGATATTCCCGTCGTGATTGGCCGGGCACCCGAGTTCTATGGCCCCAGCAAAACGCAGAGCGTCACCAATAGGTTGGTCATCGACAATTTGAAAGCTGGCAAGATACCTCGTGTGCCCGTACGAGACGATACGAAGCGCACGCTCATATGGACTCCAGACGCGAGCCGCGCGTTGGCAGCCTTGGGAAACGCAGCAAGCACATATGGGCAAACCTGGCACCTTCCATGCGACGACAACCGTCTGACCTACAGGCAGTTTGTAACTCTGGCAACCGAAATTTTTGGCAGACCCCAATCTTACCGAGTCCTCGGCAAGCTCACATTAACGATGGCTGGCCTTGTCTCCAAGCAGGTGAGGGAGCTTCAGGAACTATTGCCACGATACGAGTACGATAACCTATTCGACTCTTCGAAGTTCAAGGAGCGTTTTCCTGAGTTTGACGTGACTACCTATCGTCAGGGGCTTGAACAGATTCTGGCCGAGTCGAATTGCATTTAGTTAAGAAGAGTATATCCATGACCTGCAGCCAAATGGCAGCAGGCCGGTAATTTCCTCGAGGGCTGTGTAGAAAGTCGGGCAGTGCCTCTTTGCGTTAGGCATACGGGTCAAGTGTAGTAATGTGCATATAATTGAGTCAAGCTTATTCTTACTACTACCTGATTGCCGCTTTGTAGCAAGCCAACGAACACCAGTTCGGGTGTCTAATTGCCCACGCTTTATCTGATACTGACTGCCTTACTATCTATGAGTACCGTACCG
Proteins encoded:
- a CDS encoding NAD-dependent epimerase/dehydratase family protein, with amino-acid sequence MQTILGATGQIAVELARELHRIFTDDIRLVSRNPLKVNESDTLVPADLLDAGQAANAVKGSSIVYFTVGLPPDTEMWETQFLLMLQNSLNATRAANARFVYFDNTYMYPQNNRVLTEGAPFEPVGRKCKVRAAMAYLVLQEMERGDIPVVIGRAPEFYGPSKTQSVTNRLVIDNLKAGKIPRVPVRDDTKRTLIWTPDASRALAALGNAASTYGQTWHLPCDDNRLTYRQFVTLATEIFGRPQSYRVLGKLTLTMAGLVSKQVRELQELLPRYEYDNLFDSSKFKERFPEFDVTTYRQGLEQILAESNCI